The Synechococcus sp. M16.1 genome includes the window CGCTGATTCTCAGCCTTCTGCAGACGCCTGTCGCTGACTGGCTCGCCACGGGATTGAACCTTTGTAACTCAGGGCCCTTTAACCCCCTTCTCCGCCCCTATGCTTCCGCCAGCGGTCCCCTCTTTGGGGCCCCAGCTTCAGTGCAGGCAAGGGGTTTCGACCCCTTTCCAGTACTGACGCCCGAACGCCGATTCCTTGCGAATCCTTGTTCGGGGCCCCGATTGGCTTCGGCCCTTCGGAGGGGTGGCCCACCACCTCGAAACCCGTCCCTCGAGGAACGACTCGATGACCATCAGCCCACCTGAGCGTGGGAGTGACGCGAAAAGCCAGGTCGAGAAGGTTGACAATCCAGCAACCTTCGAGCTGTTCGGTAAGCCCGGACACTTCGACCGAGCTCTCGCGAAAGGTCCCAAAACCACTACCTGGGTTTGGAACCTTCACGCCAACGCTCACGACTTCGACGCTCACACGAGCGACCTTCAAGAGGTCTCTCGGCGGATCTTCTCCGCCCATTTCGGCCACCTGGCCGTCATCTTCATCTGGCTCAGCGGTGCCTTCTTCCATGGCGCCCGCTTCTCCAACTATTCCGGTTGGCTTGCTGATCCCACCCATGTGAAGCCAAGCGCCCAGCAGGTCTGGGCCGTCTTCGGCCAAGAAGTCCTCAACGGCGACATGGGTGCCGGTTTCCAAGGCATCCAAATCACCTCAGGCCTCTTCCAGATGTGGCGGGCCTGGGGCATCACCAGTGAAACCCAGCTCATGGCTCTGGCCATCGGTGCCCTGGTGATGGCCGGCCTCATGCTCAACGCCGGTGTTTTCCACTACCACAAGGCTGCGCCGAAGCTGGAGTGGTTCCAGAACGTTGAGTCGATGCTGAACCACCACCTGGCAGGTCTGCTGGGTCTCGGTTCACTGTCCTGGGCTGGTCACGTCATCCACGTGTCTGCCCCTGTCACCAAGTTGATGGACGCCATCGACGCCGGCCAACCGCTGGTGCTGAATGGCAAGACCATCGCTTCGGCTGCAGACATTCCGCTGCCCCACGAGTTCTTCAATCAGGACCTGCTGGCGCAGCTGTATCCCGGCTTCAGTGCTGGTGTCGGTGCCTTCTTCTCCGGCAACTGGGCTGCCTACAGCGATTTCCTCACCTTCAAGGGTGGTTTGAATCCTGTAACGGGAAGCCTTTGGATGACCGACATCGCCCATCACCATGTGGCGATTGCCGTGATGTTCATCGTTGCCGGTCACATGTACCGGACCAACTGGGGCATCGGTCACTCCATCAAGGAGATCCATGAAGGTCAGAAGGGTGATCCCCTGCTGTTCCCTGCCACCAACGGTCACGACGGTCTTTACGACTTCATGACCAATTCCTGGCATGCCCAGCTGGCGGTCAACCTCGCCATCGGCGGTTCAGTGAGCATCATCGTTGCTCAGCACATGTACGCGATGCCTCCGTATCCGTACCAAGCGATCGATTACCCCACCCAGATCGGGCTCTTCACCCATCACATCTGGATCGGCGGCTTCCTGATCGTTGGTGCCGGCGCTCACGCCGCCATCGCCATGGTTCGCGATTACGACCCCGCCAAGCACATCGACAACGTGCTGGATCGGGTGCTCAAGGCTCGCGACGCCATCATTAGTCACCTCAACTGGGTCTGCATCTGGCTCGGAGCCCACAGCTTCGGCCTGTACATCCACAACGACACCATGCGTGCCCTGGGTCGTCCCCAGGACATGTTCAGCGATTCGGCGATCTCCATTCAGCCGATCTTTGCTCAGTGGATTCAGAACGTGCACGCCGCAGCTGCTGGCAGCACAGCTCCCAACGCCCTCGCGGGTGTGAGTGAAGTGTTCAACGGTTCCGTTGTCGCCGTCGGCGGCAAGGTTGCCGCTGCTCCCATGCCGCTCGGCACCGCCGACTTCATGGTTCACCACATCCACGCCTTCACGATTCACGTGACGGTGCTGATCCTGCTGAAGGGTGTCCTGTACGCCCGTAGCTCCCGCCTCATCCCTGATAAGGCCAACCTGGGCTTCCGCTTCTCCTGCGATGGTCCTGGTCGTGGTGGCACCTGCCAGGTTTCCGCTTGGGACCACGTGTTCCTGGGCCTGTTCTGGATGTACAACTCCCTGTCTGTTGTGATCTTCCACTTCTCCTGGAAGATGCAGAGCGACATCTGGGGAACGGTGAATGCCGACGGTTCCGTCGCGCACATCACCAACGGCAACTTTGCCCAAAGCGCCATCACCATCAATGGCTGGCTGCGTGACTTCCTGTGGGCTCAGGCCGTTCAGGTGATCAACAGCTATGGCTCGAACACGGCCGCCTACGGAATCATGTTCCTCGGCGCCCACTTCGTGTTCGCCTTCAGCCTGATGTTCCTCTTCAGCGGCCGCGGCTACTGGCAGGAACTGATTGAGTCCATCGTCTGGGCTCACAACAAGCTGAAGGTGGCTCCCGCCATCCAGCCCCGTGCTCTTTCCATCATCCAAGGCCGTGCCGTGGGTGTTGCCCATTACCTCTTGGGCGGAATTGCGACCACGTGGGCCTTCTTCCACGCCCACATTCTTGTGGTCGGCTGACCTCACCTGACCTCTCCCTCTAATGGCAACGAAATTCCCTTCGTTCAGCCAGGGTCTGGCCCAGGACCCGACAACCCGCCGTATTTGGTACGGGATCGCCACGGCTCACGACTTCGAGAGCCATGACGGAATGACGGAGGAGCGCCTCTACCAGAAGCTCTTCTCCACTCATTTCGGTCACCTCGCGATCATCGGCCTGTGGGTTTCGGGAAACCTGTTCCACATCGCCTGGCAGGGCAACTTCGAGCAGTGGGTCGCCGACCCCCTGCACGTGCGCCCCATCGCTCACGCAATCTGGGATCCCCACTTCGGTCAAGGCGCCATTGACGCCTTCACCCAAGCGGGTGCTTCCTCCCCGGTGAACATCGCCTACTCAGGCCTTTATCACTGGTTCTACACAATCGGCATGAAGACGAATGCCGAGCTGTATCAGGGTTCCATCTTCATGATGATCCTTTCGGCTTGGGCCCTCTTCGCCGGCTGGTTGCACCTGCAGCCCAAGTTCCGTCCTTCCCTGGCCTGGTTCAAAAACGCTGAATCGCGTCTGAACCACCACCTGGCTGTTCTCTTCGGCTTCAGCTCCATCGCCTGGACCGGTCACCTGGTTCACGTTGCGATTCCCGAAGCCCGCGGTCAGCACGTTGGTTGGGACAACTTCCTCAACGTTCTGCCTCACCCCGC containing:
- the psaA gene encoding photosystem I core protein PsaA, whose translation is MTISPPERGSDAKSQVEKVDNPATFELFGKPGHFDRALAKGPKTTTWVWNLHANAHDFDAHTSDLQEVSRRIFSAHFGHLAVIFIWLSGAFFHGARFSNYSGWLADPTHVKPSAQQVWAVFGQEVLNGDMGAGFQGIQITSGLFQMWRAWGITSETQLMALAIGALVMAGLMLNAGVFHYHKAAPKLEWFQNVESMLNHHLAGLLGLGSLSWAGHVIHVSAPVTKLMDAIDAGQPLVLNGKTIASAADIPLPHEFFNQDLLAQLYPGFSAGVGAFFSGNWAAYSDFLTFKGGLNPVTGSLWMTDIAHHHVAIAVMFIVAGHMYRTNWGIGHSIKEIHEGQKGDPLLFPATNGHDGLYDFMTNSWHAQLAVNLAIGGSVSIIVAQHMYAMPPYPYQAIDYPTQIGLFTHHIWIGGFLIVGAGAHAAIAMVRDYDPAKHIDNVLDRVLKARDAIISHLNWVCIWLGAHSFGLYIHNDTMRALGRPQDMFSDSAISIQPIFAQWIQNVHAAAAGSTAPNALAGVSEVFNGSVVAVGGKVAAAPMPLGTADFMVHHIHAFTIHVTVLILLKGVLYARSSRLIPDKANLGFRFSCDGPGRGGTCQVSAWDHVFLGLFWMYNSLSVVIFHFSWKMQSDIWGTVNADGSVAHITNGNFAQSAITINGWLRDFLWAQAVQVINSYGSNTAAYGIMFLGAHFVFAFSLMFLFSGRGYWQELIESIVWAHNKLKVAPAIQPRALSIIQGRAVGVAHYLLGGIATTWAFFHAHILVVG